In the genome of bacterium, one region contains:
- a CDS encoding sodium-dependent transporter gives MERERWDKRLEFILASMGAAIGLGNVWRFPYMVYQNGGGAFLIPFIIALFTAGIPLMIVEYTLGTRMQGGAPQAFKKISPKLEWIGWFQITLVFFIATYYTVIMAWAFDYLFYSFKLSWGKDTANFFYNSHLQLSGSPSKLGSIRLPVVVGLILSWAWIFFSIFKGPKATGKVVYFTVLTPWIILIIMFIRGLTLPNSIEGLKYYLTPNFKVLANPRVWLAAYGQVFFSLSLGMGTLIAYSSYLKPDSDVNNNSFMVSLADAGTAFFAGFSVFSVLGYLAMALNTTVPKVAESGFGLAFITYPTAINFLPLAPLFGVLFFLLLLTLAVDSAFSQIEGITTGIMDKWEISRIKAIVITILPAFLIGLLYTTKGGFYWIDVVDYFVCTFGLTLAGLLEAIAVGYIWGAKNAREKANEFSDFKIGVWWDICLKYITPLVLLITFGTSIYSILKQPYGGYPLWVTIVGFVVFLISLIGAFVLQKLKGKED, from the coding sequence ATGGAAAGGGAAAGATGGGATAAAAGGTTGGAGTTCATTCTTGCATCTATGGGTGCAGCCATAGGGCTTGGAAACGTTTGGAGATTCCCTTATATGGTTTACCAAAACGGAGGCGGCGCATTTCTAATACCATTCATTATAGCGTTATTTACCGCAGGAATACCCCTTATGATTGTTGAATATACCTTAGGCACAAGAATGCAAGGAGGCGCACCTCAAGCTTTCAAAAAAATATCTCCGAAGCTCGAATGGATAGGATGGTTTCAAATAACACTTGTATTTTTCATCGCAACTTACTATACTGTTATAATGGCCTGGGCATTTGACTACCTTTTCTATTCATTCAAATTATCGTGGGGAAAAGATACAGCAAACTTTTTTTACAACTCCCACCTGCAACTTTCAGGATCACCATCAAAGCTTGGTTCTATAAGACTACCCGTCGTTGTTGGGCTTATCCTTTCCTGGGCATGGATATTTTTCAGCATTTTCAAGGGACCAAAAGCAACGGGTAAGGTGGTCTATTTCACAGTGCTAACTCCCTGGATTATCCTGATTATAATGTTTATCAGGGGGCTAACATTACCCAACTCCATTGAAGGTCTAAAATACTATTTAACGCCTAACTTCAAAGTCCTCGCCAACCCCCGCGTTTGGCTCGCAGCTTATGGACAGGTATTTTTCTCTTTGTCCCTTGGAATGGGAACACTAATAGCTTATTCCAGCTATCTTAAACCTGACTCGGACGTGAACAACAACTCTTTCATGGTCTCCTTGGCAGATGCAGGAACAGCCTTTTTCGCAGGATTTTCTGTTTTCTCAGTCCTCGGTTATCTTGCCATGGCTCTTAACACAACAGTACCAAAGGTTGCCGAATCGGGATTCGGCCTTGCTTTCATAACATACCCCACCGCGATAAACTTTCTTCCCCTTGCGCCACTTTTCGGGGTACTGTTCTTCCTACTCCTTTTGACATTGGCTGTAGATTCAGCCTTCTCCCAGATCGAGGGAATAACAACCGGTATCATGGATAAGTGGGAAATCTCGAGAATAAAAGCAATTGTTATAACAATACTTCCTGCTTTTTTAATTGGCCTTTTATACACTACCAAGGGTGGTTTTTACTGGATCGATGTCGTGGACTACTTCGTTTGCACCTTCGGTTTAACCCTTGCAGGGCTTCTTGAGGCCATCGCTGTAGGCTACATCTGGGGGGCGAAAAATGCAAGAGAGAAAGCTAATGAATTCTCCGACTTCAAAATAGGAGTATGGTGGGACATCTGTCTTAAGTACATCACGCCTTTAGTTCTGCTGATTACTTTTGGAACTTCAATTTATTCAATCCTCAAACAACCATATGGAGGATACCCTCTCTGGGTCACAATTGTGGGTTTTGTAGTATTTTTAATCTCCTTAATTGGAGCTTTTGTGCTACAAAAATTAAAGGGAAAGGAGGATTAA
- a CDS encoding MetS family NSS transporter small subunit: MPASAIIMLIFASLIIYGGLAICIAVALKKRNRS; this comes from the coding sequence ATGCCCGCTTCTGCAATCATAATGTTGATCTTTGCAAGTTTAATAATTTATGGAGGTCTTGCCATTTGTATTGCGGTGGCCCTAAAAAAAAGAAACAGGAGTTAG